In Pseudomonas sp. FP1742, the DNA window CGAGGCCCGCAAGCTGCCCAGCAGGGCGAACTTGTTGTTGCTCGACCAGCCGGCGAACAGCACCGCGTAGACCGACAGACCGGCCATGGCGAAGAAGAACAGGATGCCGATGTTGATGTCCGCCACACCCCAGGTCGGGGTGATCGGGATGATCGCGAAGGCAATCAGCAAGGCGCTCATGGCCACGACCGGTGCCAGGGTGAAGATCACTTTGTCGGCGAACGGCGGGGTCCAGTCTTCCTTGAAGAACATCTTGATCATGTCGGCCGCAATCTGGAACGCGCCGAACGGGCCGACGCGGTTCGGACCGTAACGGTCCTGCCAGAGGGCGAGCAAACGACGCTCGACCCAGCTCAGCAGCGCGCCGCACACCACAACGGCGAGCAGAATCACGATGGCCTTGAGGACCGCGATGATTACGTCGATCACTTCAGGAGTGAACAAGGTCATAGCGCTGCCTCCTGCAGACCGTCAACGGATTTGCCAAAGATGGCTGGTGGAATGCCGGCGATACCTGCAGGCAATGCGACCAGACCGGCACCCAGCTCTTCGTTGATGCGCAGCGGCAGACGCAAAGTCTGGCCAGCCACGTTCAAGCTCAGCAGGGCACCGTCATTGACACCCAGGCGATCGGCTTCGGACTTGGCCAGCGACACGTAGGCGGCCGGAATGCGTTCCTGCACCGGTGCGGCTTTGGAAGAGTTTTCTTCGCTGCCGAACAGGTGGAAGAACGGTACGACCTGCCAGGTGCCTGGCGCCGGGTTGAACGCACGCGGAACACTGGCGAACCAGTTCAGCGAGTCACCGGTGCTTTCGATCAGGCGAGTGCCTGGGTCGCCAGCGCGGATGTGACCACCGACTTCATCCTGGAACTTGTTCCAGGCTTGTGGCGAGTTCCAGCCCGGCGACCAGGCGAATGGCACTTGCTGACGTGGTTCGACCGAGCCCGAGTAACCTTCCATGGAGAACGCGAATGCGGTGTCGTTGTCCTGGGAAGTACGCGGTTCGTGCACGCTGATGTCGGCGCGCATGGCGGTACGACCGGAGTAACGCAGCGGTTCGCGCGCCAGTTTCAGGCCTTTGATCCGGAATGCAGCGGACGGTGCGGCATCGACGATGCGTGCCAGTTGCGGCGTGCTTGCAGCAACGGCAGCGGTGACGTGGTCCAGTTGGGTCCAGTCGATCGGCTGGTTCAGCAGGGTCGAACGCAGGGCATGCAGCCAGCGCCAGCCTTCGCGAACCAGAATGCTCGCATCGAGGTAAGTCGGGTCGAAGACCTGGAAGAAGCGCTGGGCGCGGCCTTCCTGGCTGACCAGGGTACCGTCGCCTTCAGCGAAGCTGGCCGCTGGCAGCACCAGGTGCGCGCGATCGCTGGTGGCAGTCTTCTGATGGTCCGCCACGATCACCACTTTCGCGGCGCTCAGGGCAGCATCGACACGGGCTTTGTCGGTGCGGGTGTACAGATCGTTTTCCAGCACGACGATGGCGTCGGCCTTACCGTCGATTACAGCTTGCAGCGCTTCGTCGACCGAGTTGCCGCCGAGCATGGCCAGGCCGAGGCTGTTGGCCTCCGGCACGATCAGGCTGATGGAACCGTTCTTCTCGCGTAGCTTCAGGGCTTTGGCGATGTTCGCCGCCGCTTCGATCAGCGCCTTGGAACCCAGCGAGGTACCGGCAATGATCAGCGGACGCTTGGCGGCGAGCAGGGCGTCGGCAATGCGCTTGGCCAGAGCCAGAGCTTCGGCGTCCAGACCTTCAACGGCCGGTGCGCTGGCGTCGAGGGCGTGAGCCACGGCGAAACCGATGCGGGCCAGGTCGTCTGGTGCGGCATGAACGCATTCTTCAGCGATGTCGTCGAGCTTGGTTTCAGCCAGGCTGGCGATGAACAGCGGGTTCAGCTCGTGCTGGCCGATATTCTTCACCGCAGCGTCGAGCCACGGCTGAACGCGCATGGCGTCGGCCATGTCTTCGGCCTTGCCCTTGACCGATTGACGCAGGGCCAGGGCCATGCGCGCAGCGGTCTGGGTCAGGTCTTCGCCGAGGACGAAAATCGCATCGTGGTCTTCGATGTCGCGCATGTTCGGGATCGGCAGCGGGCTGTCTTTGAGCACCTGCATGACCAGACGAATGCGTTCCAGCTCCGAAGCTTCGATACCGGAGTAGAAGTGCTCG includes these proteins:
- the nuoG gene encoding NADH-quinone oxidoreductase subunit NuoG translates to MATIHVDGKELEVDGADNLLQACLSLGLDIPYFCWHPALGSVGACRQCAVKQYTDENDKRGRIVMSCMTPATDGSWISIDDEEAKVFRASVVEWLMTNHPHDCPVCEEGGHCHLQDMTVMTGHNERRYRFTKRTHQNQQLGPFISHEMNRCIACYRCVRFYKDYAGGTDLGVFGAHDNVYFGRVEDGTLESEFSGNLTEVCPTGVFTDKTHSERYNRKWDMQFSPSICHGCSSGCNISPGERYGELRRIENRFNGSVNQYFLCDRGRFGYGYVNREDRPRQPLLANGVKLSLDEALDKAADLLRGRNIVGIGSPRASLESNYALLELVGAEHFYSGIEASELERIRLVMQVLKDSPLPIPNMRDIEDHDAIFVLGEDLTQTAARMALALRQSVKGKAEDMADAMRVQPWLDAAVKNIGQHELNPLFIASLAETKLDDIAEECVHAAPDDLARIGFAVAHALDASAPAVEGLDAEALALAKRIADALLAAKRPLIIAGTSLGSKALIEAAANIAKALKLREKNGSISLIVPEANSLGLAMLGGNSVDEALQAVIDGKADAIVVLENDLYTRTDKARVDAALSAAKVVIVADHQKTATSDRAHLVLPAASFAEGDGTLVSQEGRAQRFFQVFDPTYLDASILVREGWRWLHALRSTLLNQPIDWTQLDHVTAAVAASTPQLARIVDAAPSAAFRIKGLKLAREPLRYSGRTAMRADISVHEPRTSQDNDTAFAFSMEGYSGSVEPRQQVPFAWSPGWNSPQAWNKFQDEVGGHIRAGDPGTRLIESTGDSLNWFASVPRAFNPAPGTWQVVPFFHLFGSEENSSKAAPVQERIPAAYVSLAKSEADRLGVNDGALLSLNVAGQTLRLPLRINEELGAGLVALPAGIAGIPPAIFGKSVDGLQEAAL